DNA sequence from the Lagopus muta isolate bLagMut1 chromosome 23, bLagMut1 primary, whole genome shotgun sequence genome:
gattGGGCTGACACGTTGCTTTCTGGTCAGTTTCAGTCTCCAGCTGCTCTTCGAGGAGTGaatttttaattgttctttCTTGCACGAAGAAACCTCGTTTTAATAGGCTAGAAGTGGGTGGGAATATGTATGTGCTCCTCTGTCTCTGACTTGAAGTCATTCAGGCTTTGACATacaatttccttgtttttccagCCAGAAAACCTTATCCACCTCTTCTATTCAGAATGAAATCCCAAAGAAGAAAGCCAAGTTTGATGCCATATCTGCCAATGGTGACAGGTGAGCCTGCTGTCTGGGGAAATTAGGGGTGGGTGGGTGGTCTTGCTTGTTAAGTTTTATACAAGAGTTCTGTGTGAACAGTGGGAAACTTGATGCTTAGAGCAGGGATCTTGGGCTCTGGGACCTCGAGGGGCTGCTTTAGCAGCTTCCAGAATCCAACAGGCCAACGTTAGTGAGCGCTTagctttggaaaggaaaataaccCCCAGTGCCTGTACCTGTTAGAACAGAAGCTGCTTGTTGGCTGAGCTCCCCAGCAGTTACAAAAACTGCAACCCGATCGGCTGTatcctccctgtgcagctgcaggggaaggCTGGCTGTtggctgcactgagcagggagctgtgtgctttttgtgctttctgGGCTCTCAGACCAACCTACAGGAGATGGCCTCAGAGGAGAGGATCAGAGCCCACCTCCGACTTCCCCTCCTGCCTTCTGGGGGTGGGACAAGCAATCAGGCTTTGCTCGAAAGCAGCCAGTCCCATTCTGCTGTCACAGTTGATGCTGTCTTTGCTGGCTGCACGTGCAGCAGAACGGGAAGCTCTAGCAAAAACAGGAAATTGAGgtggattttattattttttttatgctcttgtacatgcatattttcattcctccctttcctctctgATTCTCAGCGTTCCTTCCTCTCCCGAGACGCTTTGCCCCCCTATGCAGAGTGCCCCGTCCACGTTGGCGCAGTGGGCTGCTTCCCAACAGAGTCTCGGTGCCCACCATTGTCCTGTTTCTCAAGGCACTGACATCCTGAAGTGAGATCACCTGTTGTTTTCTCCCCCTCTTTTGCCCTCCCTCCCTGGGAACTGCCTCCCGTGGAACCTTTCCCTCTCCATGGAGCTGCTTCCAAACAGCAGTGAGATGGGAGCGTGGTGCAGGCTTCTCAGTGCCCAGGGGTCTGTTAAACCGCTGGTACCTGGAGGTCTTTTCTTCACAGTCACACATCACATCTCTCCTGGAGACACTGCTGATGTCCAGTCAATGTTTGTTAATGCACAGAATGCTGTTATGTGAAATAGAAGAGTTTTGTAAGGCAGTGGTTCCCACAGAGCGGCCTGTGAGACCGTTTCATCACCTGCACGGAGTTTTCAGttcaaagttggaaaaaaatcagacttcaCTGTGGCTTAGGAGCTCCAGTTGAGCATGAGGTGTTCAGAGAATTCAGCTGACTGCTTTTAATGtggtggagctggaggagagacTGGAGCCAGGTCTGTGCAGCAAGGTGTGGCCATCAGGACTGCTTTCCCTCTGGAGCCCTGTTGGCCCCCTGCTCCCTCCTGAGGCTGCAGTCCGGGCTGTGGGACAGGACCAGGTGATTTCACCTGCTTGCTAAAGCCTGGGGTGAGACAAATCCACCTCTGGCTTGAAAACATCCACGTCCTGTGCTCTGTCATCAGTTGCTCAGTCATTTGTGTGCAGTCAGGAGCGTGCATTAGAAGAATCAAATGCctttatttctatttgcttGTGTCAGATGCTGTCAGCGTGGCTGCTCTCCTTGCCACAAACTTTTTTTGATGAATCCCAGTAACAAACTGTGTGTAATTTTAGCAGCTCCTAAAGAGCTCCAGCAACGTGCTGtggaaaatgctgcagctgcctgaaaTAGATCCATGGCTGGATTTCTTGAGAGGAATAATAATGGTGCTTCAGTGCATTTGTGGAGCTGCAGAGGACGaagcccccagcagcccccatccctgcaccatTTTCTGTGAGGGTTTCCACCCCTCAGccctcctggagctgcaggctgggtgcGGAGCTTGGAGCTGGCTGTGTTAACAgcacctctccctgctgcacctTTCTTCCAGTCTCAGCTTCTGGCCCCAGCCAAACTTGAGCAGCCTTCAGCCAGGCAAAATGTGGGCACGCTTGGGCTCTTTCCTATGGTGATGCCCTCAGCAAGGTCCAGCTTACCCCAAATTGTTGCTCCTTCATGGATGCAATGggaatttctgttctgtgtccTGCTGAACTGCCTCTGAGCTCTGTGTTCTCATGTTGCTGAGCAGAGGATGCTCTCAGTGCCTGCATTCAGGGGGCTGAGCTTTTTGCAGCAGTCCTTTAACGAGCAGCTTTGTGTGATTCTGGGTGGGCTCTGAGAGGAGCCCTGCCTCACGCACAGCAAtgtttccccagcagcagctctgggtgcagctcccagcagatcCTGCCTTGCAGACCTTGCTGCACAATCATCTCAGCCCCTTGTGCTGGATCCTGGATGGACTTTTGAGAACTGAGAGTATTTTTGTCACAGGTGATGTTTGGATGTTGCTTCGGTCAGCTTGCATTGTGCCCCTTGAATAGCAGAACCTCTAAGCTTGGCATTTATTTTGCctaatttcattcatttaacaGGTGTTGAGTGTGAAGCAGCCAGTTTGCATTCTGTTCCACTCAATGGAAAGAGGCAGGTGCCGTTGGAAGGGCTCCATTTTTAACTCCATCTCCAATGAAAGCAATGGGAGCTCATCAACTTGCTTTAATTAGAGGCGTGAATTTTAGGCTGCTCACACGTGGAGGGCACACAGCCATCCTCTGGCCTCTCCCAAAGGGCTGCAACCCCAGTGATGGAGTTTAGCTATAGAGAGAATGTGCTTGGGCTCTGTTagttgatttaatttttaatctgaGAGCTAAAAGAGGGGTGAGAGGTGCTTCTGgcatttttcctcctgctctgcaggaggctGGTGGCCTTCCTGTCCCTTCTCTCCACTGGGTGGCAGGGCCACTCTCACTCCCTGCAATAGAAGCTGCCCGGAACGAACTGTTCCTGCCTGAGCTGCTCAGGGAAACGTGAGCAtctcccagctctctgcatcACCCCGGgccatggcagcagggaggctTGCCTGGGCAAGGGATTGGTGCAAGCCAGAGTTTGTTTGGGGCCAGAAGAATTCAGTGAGGATGAGTTGAGGGCAGCCTCTGTGCAGGCTGCTTTTTTCGTttcgttttttttccttcccctcgtttttcttctccctttgcaCTGAGAAGGATATGAAAGCTGTTAGAAAGGCACTGCAGCACCCACATcgtgctgcagagctctgctttcaggGAGCTGCACTCAGGTGTGGTTTCAGAACAGAGGTGCAGCCTGCACGAAGGGACACCTGCattcaggagctgcagtgtgaCAAAGCCAGAGACCTGCAGCATCCTCATGGAGCGCACTGctggcagcatgctgcagctgtgcaaagcAAGCTGTCCCCTGCAGACAGCTCTCCCCAGCTCTGGCTTTCCCTTTGCCAAGCTtcctctcagtgctgcagggctgatcCGTGGCTTTCAGGTGGGTGAAGCTGCTGCCCGTGCTCGGTTCCCCTCTGTAAACCCCCTGCGCAGAGATTCTCTGCTACGTTCTTGCTTTCCAATCCAATCAGCCTAGGCTGTGCTTTTGATTGGAAAACAGATTCTTTCCAGTCTCTGTGCAAGTAGCCAGTGCTCcatcctgctgtgcagctgggggTTGggagcctggagctgctggagaggcagCGCTGGGGGAGCTGCGTTTGCCttcagacacacagtgcccccCTGCAGGCGCTGCAGCTCCCAGTGTTAGTGCTGAGCAGGAGCTTCAGGACGGCTGTTGATCTGCTCTGGAGGTGTgcagaaaatgtcagtgttcAGGTATGGGGGCTGTTTGCAGCTGCCTGACAGCAGGCAGACTTTAGGTCACCTTTGAGGTGGAACCTTGTCGCTTTTATTGCTGGTACGTTTTTATACGCAGCAATTTGGAgcgtgtggggctgggagcgtGCTGCCCTTTTAGCACCACGAGATAAAAATCCAGCTTACCCTTACAGCAGTGGGGAACAAAAGGCAGCCAAAGATCAGGTGAGCTCTCTGGGCCTGTGGCTGCAGCTTATCATATCTCAtgttctgaaatgcagctgtagTGCGGCGCTGTGGATGGCTGCCCTGATTGCTGGGTGTCTGACAGGGAGATGTGTGGATTACCTTTGCAGGGTGATTTACATCCAGATGGCTTTTCAGCTGTTGCTTAAGTTTAGCCTAGGCTGTTTCTGAGCAGGTCCTCAGCTATTTCTGTCTTCCTGGCGATAgtccttgctgctctgcagtggtAACAAAGCTTCTCCCTACATTCTGTATCACGGAGGAATCAAAATACAAAAGTCCAGTGTgtcttcttccccttttccccgCTGAGGACAGCGCTGACTTTCATCTAGGTGtctgttttggctttgtttgtttaacttGGAGGTTGgttgtttctctttcttgttcCCTCCTTGCCAACGTGTTTGTTTACATTGAGTGAAAAGTTTTGCTGGACATCCAAGGACTGCCGGCGAGCAAAGAGAGTTCCTGAGTGGTTACGTAAAGTGTCATGAGCTCTCTGATTGCTGTCCTCAGCTCTTTGGTTTGAAAATAGATCACTGCCATTTGATTGCTGCAGATGCCAACTGATGTGCACCCGTAGCAGCCCTGTGTCCCCGCTGATTGGGCACGAATACAACTTGGTTTATCACACTGCTGCCCAGTTTTGTGTGTGCTCCCCACATTCCCTGTGGCGTTCAGGGCAGGGGTGCAGGTAATGCTCCAGACCTTGCAGGGCGCAGTGCGTgtcctggagcagctccctttCTTCTTTGGGTGCCATCTGTGTGGGGATTCCTCCACCTCGGTGCCCAGAAGGGGTTGTGATGAGAGCCATTCCctgttctctgctgcagtttttctcctgACCTCGCCCTGGACTCTCCTGGCACCGACCACTTCGTTATCATTGCCCAGCTGAAGGAGGAGGTGGCCACCTTGAAGAAGATGCTGCACCAGAAAGATCAGATGATtttggagaaggagaagaaggtACAGCCCTTGGCTTGCTTCCCCCACGCCCAGCATGCTGACAGCTGGCACATCACACACATCACACTCAAGCCAAGTCTGGCTTTTCATACCGTAGTCAGCAGAAGGCTTTCTGGCTGCTTCCAGGCTGCCCCCTTTCCAAAGCTGAAGAGGCTTTCAGGACCCACCTGGGGGAAACTCATGTCAGAAAGGGTCATTTTCCACCCATTCTCTCTCATACCTCCATGGGGGGGCAAGTCCCAGAGAGCACCTACAGCTTTGTGTGGAGTGAGAGCAGCACCCAgggtgctcctgctgctctgtgcagctctgtgatgCAGTGTTGCTCCTGTTGCTCTCCCCCTCCTGCATCAGTGTGTTTCCAAACTCATCTGGTCTCAGGCAACTTCTCTAGAGGCACTTTGTGGCACATGGGGTGAGAGCAGCCGCTTCTTCCCTCTCATGCTCTCTTTGTTGGTGTGTCTGCAGATCACGGAGCTGAAGGCTGACTTGCAGTACCAGGAGTCACAGATGAGAGCAAAGATGAACCAAATGGAGAAGACTCACAAGGAGGTCATGGAGCAGTTACAGGtgacagcatttttgttttaatttgctgagctgtgctgcacccagGAGTGACTGAGGACACTCCTATGGGAACAAGCCATGAACCTTGGCACGCACAGCTCTGCTCGTGCTCCTCAGCCCTGTCCTccagcctctgctctgcctggcaAGCCgtcccccagctctgcaccaggCTGCAGTGCCTTGCACCCCCTGTTCCATCCTTCTTGCTCTACTTGGGCTCAGCCTCACTGCACTGTGAAGCGCTGCCTCGTGTCCCCCACGGGCTGGATGGGAGCTGTCAAACTCCTTTGACTTATTGCCAAAATCAGGTTTAAACCTGTTCCTCCAGACTGTAGAACCTTTGTCAGCTCCTCACACCACGTAGCTCTCGGTGTGATTGATGGGCCCAGTAACCAAAGGGAACAAAGATCAAGAAACAACTGGCGGTTTCTTCAGGGCTGTATCTGTAGTCCAAATAAAGAAGTCCCTGAGCTGGAGGGAACAGGGAGAGCAGGATTCTTGTCACGGCCGTGGAAACGCTAGGCAGACTATCAGCATGAATACCCTGCACTGAGGAGACGGGGTCAAAGGGGAGCTGGTTATGGGGAAGAAGGCAGACTTAGAAATGAACTTTGCACCCCTTTAATTAGCCCGGGGTTTACAGTGATCGAAAGCCCTCGCAATGAGGGGTGGGAGGGGATGAGACAACAGACTTATGCTCCTGCCTCCCCTCCTCCGTCAGCACACACCCAAGTTAATGATTGCAGAAGATGACGGGTTTTGGAGGCTGCAGTTTTTGTCAGAAAGGCGTCCATCACAGCCACCCTGCGGAGCAGTGGAAGCCTGTGTGAACACTGGGATGTCTGATGGTGTGCAGGGGGTGGGTTGTGCCTCAGGGGCTGATGGCAGCCAAAGCCTTGGGTCTGTGTTCTGCTTCCACAATCCTGCACTGCCCGCTTCAGCCTCGAGCTGCTCCTATCCCACATCTTTGGGTGGCCTGCGAAGGACGACCTGCTGTTCTGAGCAGACCCTTTTCCCCGGCTCAAACCCCCCCGTTCTGATTGCCTCCCCAACTGGGAGGTGGCCTCCATCCTTGCAGTGGTTTCCCAAGACAGGGCAGCCCGGTCACTGTGTGTATGGGAGGAGTCTGTCTGTCATGAAAGCTGTCAGACACCTGCCAGCAGCTTTAAACTTGCTCAGTTCTgaacagaaagaggaagcaTCAGCTCCACAAGTGGGTTTgccaccctgctctgctgggtgcGTGTCCccatggtgctgtgctgtcctTACTTGGTGCCCCGACCTCCTCCTTTCTGCTGTCTGAATGTTCCACTTCAGCTGCTATTGACTGAGGCTCTGGAAACTTTCCTCACTGATTCCAAAATAAAAGTTCGAATCATCGTGGTGTGCTGTAGGTGCCTCAAAGTGTTCGAATCATTCGCTTTCTGAATGTGCTCCTGGTTTATTTTTCACGGGGGGGGGGAAGCAGGGGGTCTGTGTCCTTCCATGTAGGAGGCAAAAGAAGCTGCTTTACCTCATGCAGCACTAGAGCTGAGGGTTTAATTGCTGTGATGATGTTTGCACGTCCAGCCATTCGCTGCAAACCAGTGCAGAAGGGCCGTACCTGGTTTTTGCGTGGGttctccccttgtcctgctgaaATTACTGTATAGGCTGCAGGGGGGTGAGCTCAGGAGTTTGGTCAGAGAGGCTGAAGAGTCTTGCTTGTAAGTTgccatcatttttattttgtttcaaatgagGCAGGGTCGTGTTTTGGTGCTCTGATGTGTTCAGGAGGTTCTCGTGGGGACACGGCCAGCGCAGCGCCGAGTCCTGGTAGAACATTGGCAGCATCTGAGGGTGAAGCTGGAGAGCAGAGCGAGCTCTTCCTCCTGCCCTCTGATGTGGGTGAGAGGCAGGAGACGTTTGCCTTTGACTTTGAAGCGAGAGTCGAGATGGGAGCTTGAGTCACTGGTGCTTTTCTGCACCACCTCTTGCGGTGCCTGATGGGAAGGGAAGGCGGCCCTGCTGCCCTTGCCGTGTGTCCTTGGCTGGCTCCATGCATTTGGCACATCGCTCTGTGGAAGCTGTCGAGGTCCAGCCCACGTCTCAGTTACAGCAGGGGGATGTGAGGGGGGTGGGTTGAGCCCTTGCTGAGCGCAGCAGGGAGGTTCTGTGCTGTGGTGCCGCACAGCAGCGCCTCGCTGCTTCCCCCCCTGCCAGCACTTCTGTCCAGGCCTCGCTGGACCCCGAGAGCTGATGGCGATCCCTTCAATTAAATTCccattttcactgtgttttcagGCCAAGAACAGAGAACTCCTGAAGCAAGCAGCTGCCCTATCCAAGGGCAAAAAACCTGAGAAGTCGGGAGCAATAACCTCCCCTTAAAACCAAACCCCCAGTGTGGGAGCTTTCCCCAGCATTAGCCAAGGAGTCTAGGAGGCCTGCCCGACCGCTGGAAGCCAAAACCTCCGTGCTGTCACTATCCCACTGCTGTGGACTCGATGGAAACGCCTGGGGTGTGTTGCCTTTCGACAGCATGCTTGAGTGTGTCTGGTCTCTGAACTCTGTTCTGTCTCATGGCGCTCCGTGGGAGAGGTCCCAGCACCCCGAAGCTCCGCTGACTGGAAGGACTGAGCAGCTGCTACCACTGCCAACTCTTTGTATTAGCAAACAGGAACCTGCTGCATTACAGACTGCTTGCTGGTTTCAGACCTGCTGCTGTGAGGCAATAGCCATGGCCAGTCGTCCTGCAGATGAGACGGGAGCTGTGAGGTGGGGGCTTCATTCCTCTGGACTGTTCCCTCTCGGAAAGGAAGCCGATGCATCACCAGCCCAGCAGCTGTTCTGGAAGGCTGCGCCACTGCTGGGAACGGTTCGTCCATCCTTTGAGAAGGCTTCCAAGATGGGGGCTGTGTATTTATCTgggagggttgggggggggtttgtgtgttttttcttttttttttcccccccctcttttatttttccgACGTCAGCTTGACAAACTTCACCgcttggttttggttttggtgaCGACAGCTTTTGGGTTATGAGCCAGAGGGGAGCAGTGCCTCCCCACAGCCGCTTCGTCCCCCGGCGCCCCGCTCACTTGGTGGCCTCTGGGCCTCGCTGTGATGGAGCATTGACTCCATCTCTTTACATCAGCACGATTCGAGGCTTGGCCGCGTCCTGCTCTCCTCAGACCCCGCGCTGAGTTCGccctgcccctccgctcccttcCAGATGCAGGGGCCGGGAAAAGTGCTTACAGAGGCAGCATCCCAAGCCAGCAAGCATTGCTCGGGGCTCCGCGGGGACGTTTCTCACTGCCAACCCAAAGCCAGCAGGATGAAAGGGCTACGAAAGCTCCCCGCGCTTCTCAGCAACGGGACGAGCGGAGCCCGCAGCCCCTTCTGCTGAGCCTGGGGGGGGCGGGCGCTGCCCGGGCGCCTCGGGGGGGCACAGAAGCGCCTGGCGCTGGGAGGAGGCGGCGGTTTGTTCCGTGCTGAAGAAGCGGCTCGGGgcggagcggggggggggggggggtgagcgCGTAGTGTGGAGCAGCGCCGAGGGTCGGTAGTGAAAAGGAGAAGCTGCCCTCCGAGGCAGGGCTGCCCGCTCTGCTGGGCTTTTTATCCAGCTTTTAACTTTGTGATATGGGGGggttgggagggggggggggttgtttttcctgcttttttgttgttactaaAGCTGACTTGACTTAAAGGCACTTTTGGATGATGTTGGCTTCCGGCATGGAAGGAGCACGCGCTGCAGCATCACACACTGCCGCATCTTTCgggttttgttctctttttcttttctaagagGTTTCTGATgtgagggaaagggaagaaaaaaaagaaaaaaagaaaaaaaaaaagggttgttATGCTTTGCCAGAGTGCAAGAGCTGGAAAATCCTCACCTGATTTTATACTAAACACGTTTTCAGACAATGAGGTGCATGGGTGGGATTCTTTTTAAACGGGGGCTCTGCTTTTTTGTCTGCTTCCCTCCCCAAACGGAGCCACGGAggggggagggatggaggcCCTGCGGACACTATGgaggttttctgttgttttgttttttaatggtgacaaaaacaaaaaccaaacccaccACCAAACAGGTTGAGTAGCGGCTGATTTGTAGTAACAGCATCGTTTCCTTTGTATGTTTGTAATAACGGAGATTTTAAAAAGGGATGCTTTGATTTGTACCAAACTCTGACAAATGTTAAAGCCTTTTCCAAAATGCTCAGAGCTGCGtccattgcttttctctttgccttgaAGCACAGCTCCATCATCCCCTGCAGGCTGACGTTCAGCCCCGCGCCTCCAGGCTTTGGGTGCCTGGGAAGGAGATGCTGCTCTCCATTGTTTGCTCCTCTCCTACTTTTGTTTCTATCTTTAAATCCCACTCAGGGCTGTTGCTAGGATCCGCGTTACTTGGTTACGTCCCGCTTCCCAGGACCGACCTGCTGCTACCAGCCCGCATCCCTGCTTTATTCCCCAGCCACCCCAACAGAGACGGAGCGCAGACACCACGTCTGCTCCATAGGGAACCGAGAggatcacagcatcacagaatggccagggttggaagggacctcagggatgatgaatctccaaccccctgccacatgcagggccaccaacctccacgtttaatgctaaaccaggctgcccagggccccatccaacctggccctgaacacctccagggatggacggggcatcacagcctctccaggcagctgttccagcacctcaccactctcacagcacagaacttccccctgatatccgacctcagtcttccctccctcaacttcaaaccatttccccttgtcctgctgttatctcccctttccaagagttgattcccctcctgtttgtaggctccctttaggtactgcaggctgcaatgaggtcaccctgcagccttctgttctccatgctgaacaaacCCGGctcctcagcctgtcctcacaggggagctgctccagccccctgctcatcctagtgccctcctctggaccctctccaacagctccctgtcttttttgtgctgtgggctccacacttggacgcagcattccagatggggcctcacaagagcagagcagaggctcTGTGGTTCTGTTAAGGTTCCCATGTGTTCCTGCACCacgaggctgtggatgcccatccTGCAGGCACTCACAGCCGGGTGcaggtggctctgggcagctctgctggttggcagcctgcacacagcaggcGGTTGGAACCAGATGTGGgccttttcagcccaggccttcctgtgattctgtgtgtaaGTGCTGTTCTGAGGTCTCGCCCTCCTCTCAGccacagctggggctgttctgagaggaaaacaagTCGTTTCTCTTCAGCGGGgtccagaagcagcagaaatgcagcagccaaAGGTGATTCCCACCTGGAAGTGCCCCCACCCCGCTCCCAACCCCTGTAGGTGCAGCGAGGCGCACGGCAGCCTTGGATACCAgttctcttcccctttctctgGGGGAGGCTTGAGCTGTTCCCACGGCTGTTTGCCCACTTCCTTGGGGTTTTCTCCCCAGGTTTGCAGGATGGCAGCTTGCAGCGCAATCTGGGCTTGTTTCCATACcgggcagcactgcagaactgtGCCAGTAGGGCTTCACTTATCTCTGCTGAGCGCAGCGCAAAGCCGGTCGTATCCTTGAGCCAGTCTGAATCGCTGTGTTTATAGCAGGAGGGGACAGATAAGAGCAGGATTTACACAAGGCTGGCAATTAAAGCCTCCGAgcctccagctctgcacctCCAGCAGAGGGTTTGAAAGGGGCAACGtgtgcagcagtgtgagcagagcccagcagtgtgagcagagcccagcaatgtgtgcagagcccagcagtgtgtgagcagagcccagcagtgtgagcagagcccagcaatgtgtgtgcagagcccagcaatgtgtgtgcagagcccagcagtgtgtgcagagcccagcagtgtgtgcagagcccagcagtgtgagcagagcccagcagtgtgtgcagagcccagcagtgtgtgcagagcccagcagtgtgtgcagagcccagcagtgtgtgagcagagcccagcagtgtgtgcagagcccagcaatgtgtgtgcagagcccagcagtgtgtgtgcagagcccagcagtgtgtgcagagctcagcagtgtgagcagagcccagcagtgtgtgagcagagcccagcagtgtgtgcagagctcagcagtgtgagcagagcccagcagtgtgtgcagagcccagcagtgtgagcagagcccagcagtgtgtgagcagagcccagcagtgtgtgtgcagagcccagcaatGTGTGTGCAGACctcagcagtgtgagcagagcccagcaatgtgtgcagagctcagcagtgtgagcagagcccagcagtgtgtgtgcagagcccagcagtgtgagcagagcccagcaatgTGTGTGCAGACctcagcagtgtgagcagagcccagcaatgtgtgtgcagagcccagcagtgtgtgcagagcccagcagtgtgtgcagagcccagcagtgtgagcagagcccagcagtgtgtgcagagcccagcagtgtgtgcagagcccagcagtgtgtgcagagcccagcagtgtgtgcagagcccagcagtgtgtgagcagagcccagcagtgtgtgcagagcccagcaatgtgtgtgcagagcccagcagtgtgtgcagagcccagcagtgtgtgcagagctcagcagtgtgagcagagcccagcagtgtgtgagcagagcccagcagtgtgtgcagagctcagcagtgtgtgcagagcccagcagtgtgagcagagcccagcagtgtgtgcagagcccagcagtgtgtgagcagagctcagcagtgtgtgcagagcccagcaatgtgagcagagcccagcagtgtgtgcagagcccagcagtgtgtgagcagagctcagcagtgtgtgcagagcccagcaatgtgagcagagcccagcagtgtgagcagagcccagcagtgtgtgagcagagctcagcagtgtgtgcagagcccagcaatgtgagcagagcccagcagtgtgtgcagagcccagcagtgtgagcagagcccagcagtgtgtgcagagcccagcagtgtgtgagcagagcccagcaatgtgtgcagagcccagcaatgtgagcagagcccagcagtgtgtgcagagcccagcaatgtgagcagagcccagcagtgtgtgcagagcccagcagtgtgagcagagcccagcag
Encoded proteins:
- the FAM76A gene encoding protein FAM76A isoform X1; the protein is MAALYACTKCHQRFPFEALSQGQQLCKECRIAHPIVKCTYCRTEFQQESKTNTICKKCAQNVKLYGTPKPCQYCNIIAAFIGNKCQRCTNSEKKYGPPHSCEQCKQQCAFDRKDDRKKVDGKLLCWLCTLSYKRVLQKTKEQCKHLSSSSRASLQEKEQYSRLSSGSHYNSQKTLSTSSIQNEIPKKKAKFDAISANGDSVPSSPETLCPPMQSAPSTLAQWAASQQSLGAHHCPVSQGTDILNFSPDLALDSPGTDHFVIIAQLKEEVATLKKMLHQKDQMILEKEKKITELKADLQYQESQMRAKMNQMEKTHKEVMEQLQAKNRELLKQAAALSKGKKPEKSGAITSP